The following coding sequences are from one Dreissena polymorpha isolate Duluth1 chromosome 8, UMN_Dpol_1.0, whole genome shotgun sequence window:
- the LOC127841894 gene encoding uncharacterized protein LOC127841894, whose protein sequence is MRAIVSTWTYFIIIRYTFILGVVHQSTTNELKESAYCEWYCTKEQQQWDGTCPVYGSCRWYCQAKRKDCIQGSRYHCARDLHNKDLFIETCAPEVFCLAGEEPQISLHQSGKAIVFCLPCYRQNMYNGRHNTSSAVFSECPTIKTNLCVETEHKVDCDKTSFWGLTKTDGYCRCDARNGYAAQSKEMCFYENKRCFRKKCPEGNVLSLNYTCVQECPVGFARQDESDICNTLKMYVCACVDDGLFKV, encoded by the exons ATGAGGGCAATCGTTTCGACCTggacatattttatcataataagATATACATTTATCTTG GGCGTTGTTCATCAATCGACAACAAACGAGCTAAAAGAGAGCGCTTACTGTGAATGGTATTGTACGAAGGAACAACAACAATGGGACGGCACATGTCCTGTATATGGGTCATGTCGGTGGTATTGTCAGGCAAAACGCAAAGACTGCATCCAGGGTTCACGATATCATTGTGCCAGAGATTTACATAACAAGGACTTATTTATTGAAACGTGCGCACCTGAAGTATTTTGTTTGGCAG gaGAAGAACCTCAAATATCTTTACATCAGAGTGGCAAAGCGATTGTGTTTTGCCTGCCATGTTACCGACAAAACATGTACAATGGTCGCCATAACACATCATCGGCGGTTTTTAGTGAATGTCCTACTATAAAAACTAACTTGTGTGTGGAGACAGAGCACAAGGTTGACTGTGACAAAACTTCATTTTGGGGCCTTACAAAAACTGACGGGTATTGTCGGTGTGACGCAAGAAATGGTTATGCAGCGCAATCAAAGGAAATgtgtttttatgaaaataaacgctGCTTCAGGAAGAAATGTCCTGAAGGCAACGTTCTTTCTTTGA ATTACACGTGTGTACAGGAATGCCCCGTCGGATTCGCACGACAAGATGAATCTGATATTTGCAACACACTGAAAATGTACGTATGTGCCTGTGTTGACGATGGTCTTTTTAAAGTATAG